Proteins from a genomic interval of Rhodothermales bacterium:
- a CDS encoding L,D-transpeptidase, whose amino-acid sequence MHRVVLIPLILAALPLQVWGQDAPDDSELFYAVRSEAMIYQLSDTTRPYVALKLREPVFRVEGDSAWMTVRTGDGARGLMRTSDVSNVWIRISKKSQTLYVYRGGELVQRMPADLGYNFFADKIKRGAPDEPDHWRTPNGVFHVVMKNANSQYHRAFVLNYPNREDAERGLRDSLITTQQYRDILAADRVFRMPPMNTPLGGWIEIHGDGTGRRANWTQGCVAIENHIIDRLWELVHVGTPVVIEP is encoded by the coding sequence ATGCATCGCGTCGTCCTCATCCCCCTGATCCTTGCTGCCCTGCCCCTACAGGTGTGGGGGCAGGACGCGCCGGACGATTCCGAGCTCTTCTACGCGGTTCGGTCCGAGGCGATGATCTATCAGCTCTCGGACACCACCCGTCCCTACGTGGCCCTGAAGCTGCGAGAACCGGTATTTCGGGTCGAAGGGGATTCTGCCTGGATGACCGTACGTACGGGCGATGGGGCCCGCGGACTCATGCGCACCAGCGACGTCTCCAACGTATGGATTCGCATCTCCAAGAAGTCCCAGACGCTGTACGTGTACCGGGGCGGAGAGCTGGTGCAGCGCATGCCGGCGGACCTGGGGTACAACTTCTTTGCCGACAAGATCAAACGCGGCGCCCCCGATGAGCCGGACCACTGGCGCACCCCCAACGGCGTCTTCCATGTGGTGATGAAGAACGCCAACAGCCAGTACCATCGGGCGTTCGTGCTCAACTACCCCAACCGGGAGGATGCGGAGCGCGGTCTGCGCGACTCCCTGATCACCACCCAGCAGTACCGCGACATCCTTGCGGCGGACCGGGTCTTCCGCATGCCGCCCATGAATACGCCCCTCGGAGGCTGGATTGAAATCCACGGGGACGGCACCGGCAGACGCGCCAACTGGACCCAGGGCTGCGTGGCCATCGAAAATCACATCATCGATCGACTCTGGGAGCTGGTTCACGTTGGAACCCCCGTGGTCATCGAACCGTGA